CGCGCCCATGCCGACGCCGATGCGCGCCTCGTTCATCATCTGGAACATGTAGGCCAGGCCCTTGTGCGGCTCGCCGACCAGATAGCCGACGCACCCGCCGTTGTCGCCCCCCGCATTATCACCAAAGTTCAGCGCCGTGCTGGTGGTGCCGCGCCAACCCATCTTGTGGAACAAGCCGGCCAGCAGCACGTCGTTGCGCTCGCCCAGCGAGCCGTCGTCGTTGACCAGGAACTTCGGCACGATGAACAGGCTGATACCCTTCACCCCGGGCGGCGCGTCCGGCAGCTTGGCCAGCACCATGTGCACGATGTTTTCCGACAGCGGGTGGTCGCCGCCGGAAATGAAGATCTTGTTGCCCTTGAGGCGATAGCTGCCGTCACCGGCCGGTTCGGCGCGGGTGCGGATGTCCGACAGCGACGAGCCGGCATGCGGCTCGGTGAGCGCCATGGTGCCGAAGAAGCGGCCCTCGAGCATCGGCTGCAGGAAGCGCTGCTTCTGCTCGTCGGAGCCGAAGGCCTCGATCAGGTGCGAGGCGCCCATGCTCAGCATCGGGTAGGAACTGGTGGCGATGTTGGCCGACTGGAAATGCGCGAAGCAGGCCCGCGACAGCAGATTGGGCAGCTGCATGCCGCCGTCGTCGAAGCTGCGCTGCGCGTTGTGAAAGCCCGCCTCGATAAAGGCGTCGACCGCCGGCTTGACCTCGGGAATCAGCACCGCTTCGCCGTTGACGTACTGCGGCTCGTGCTCGTCGGACTTGCGGTTGTGTGGTGCGAAGTATTTTTCGGCGATGGTGCGCGCGGTTCCGATGGCGGCGTCGAAGGTCTCGCGGCTGTGATCGGCAAAGTGCTCGCGGCGGGTCAGGGCCTCGGCGTCCAGCACTTCGTAGAGTTCGAATGCCAGGTTACGCGGGCAGAGCAGGGTCTCGGTCATGGTCAACCTCCATTTTTATCGGCCCGAGTCTAAGGACCGCGGTTTTCCATTGCCTAGCTTCATCCATTGCACTGATGAAGCGTCAACACGGGGTCGCTTCATTCAGCCGAACAGCTGGCGCATGAGCGCGGCCAGTTCGCCATCGCCCAGGCCGGCGGCATCAAGATGGGTGAGGGCGGCATCTCGATGGGTTGCCAGCTGCTGCTCTGCCGCCTGCTGGCCAAGCAGCGAGACCACGGTCGCCTTGGCCCGGTCCTGCTGGCAGTCCTTGCCGGTCTGTTCGGGCGTCAGGCCATCGGCGATATCGTCGAGCAGCTGAAACGCCAGGCCCAGTTCGTTGGCAAAGCCTTGCAGATAGCGTGTCCGCGTCCGCTCAGCCCCCGGCGAGCAGGGCCGCAACTTCCAATGCGGCGGTGAACAGTGAGCCGGTTTTCAGCTGATTGGTGGCAATCACCGCATCGAGCTGCTGTGCTTCCTGTGCGCCATGCAGGTCGCGAAATTGCCCACGCACCAGGCCCTGCGCACCGACCGCTCGCGCCAGTGTGGCCACCGCGTCGTTGCGCTGCCTGGGCGTGAGTCTGGGCGCGGTGGCGGTTATGCCATAGGCATGGCTGAGCAGGGCCACTGAGGCGAGGACGGCGACATCCTCGCCGAAACGCAGATGAATGGTCGGCTGGCCGCGCCGCAGGCTGGCGTTGTCCATGCATGGCATGTCGTCGAGAAACAGCGAGGCGGCGTGGATCATCTCCAGCGCACAGGCCGGGTCCAGGCCGATATCGGGGTCGACGCCGAGATCTCCCAGCGCCAGCAGCAACAACAGGGGCCTGATTCGTTTGCCGGGAGCGAGGGTGCCTTCACGTAACGCCAGCGTGACCTTGTCCAGCTCCGACTCGGGTCGCGGCAGGCGCATGGCCAGGCGCTCGTCGACCTGTCGCCGCAGGCGCAGCAGGCTGTCGCATTGCGGAAGCGGGAGGGTGGAATTCTGCGTTTGCATGGCGGTGCCCTCGCTGGCGCCCCAGTTCGAGCACCAGGGTTGTGCAATGTTGTACAACGATTGGACGTTATGACAAAAACCTGTACAACTCGTTGCCATCGCATAGCACTTTTTTCAGGGCGTCACGTCCAAACAAGTCTTCCCGGGAGCCGATTTCCATGAGCAAACAATCGTTGGTCAGCCGCAAAAACGATCATCTGGATATCGTCCTGGACCCGACGCGGGCAGCCGGTGCGACGGGTACCGGTTTCGGCGCATTTCGCTTTGAGCACTGCGCCCTGCCCGAGTTGCACCTTGATGAGATCGACCTGCATAGCGCGCTGTTCGGGCGCCAGCTGCGGGCGCCGCTGCTGATCAGCTCGATGACAGGCGGCGCCGCACGTTCTGCTGCGATCAATGCGCACCTGGCGGAAGCTGCGCAACATTTGGGTATCGCCATGGCGGTGGGTTCGCAGCGGGTTGCGCTTGAAACCGCGGGAGATCAGGGCCTGACCGTGCAGCTGCGCCAGCTCGCGCCGGACATCCTCCTGCTGGCCAATTTCGGTGCCGCGCAGCTGGTACGCGGCTACGGTGTGGACGAGGCGCGGCGGGCGGTCGAGATGATCGATGGCGATGCGCTGATCGTGCACCTGAACCCGCTGCAGGAAGCGGTGCAGCCGGGTGGCGACCGTGATTGGCGAGGCGTGCTGCGGGCGATCGAAGCGCTTGCCAGCCGCCTGGCCGCGCCTGTGGTAATCAAGGAAGTCGGTGCCGGCATATCCGCAACGGTGGCACGGCAGCTGGTCGACGCCGGTGTTGCCGCCATCGATGTCGCCGGTTCCGGCGGGACCAGCTGGGCCGCGGTGGAAGCCGAGCGCGCCAGCGATGTCAGCCAGCGTGCGATCGCCCAGGTCTTCGCCGATTGGGGCATCCCCACGGCGCAGGCGCTGCAGGCCGTGCGCAAGGCCTGCCCGGATACGCCGCTGATCGCCTCCGGAGGCATTCGCGACGGCGTGGAGGCCGCCAAGGCGATCTGCCTGGGCGCCGATCTGGTCGGGCAGGCAGCGGGCGTGCTGCAAGCCGCGATGCTGAGCAGTGAGGCGGTGGTCAAGCACTTCGACGTGCTGATCGAGCAACTGCGGATCGCCTGCTTCTGTACAGGTTCGGCCGGCCTGGCCGAGCTGCGGCAGGCGCGGCTGCTGCAAGTGCCCACTGCCTGATGCCGGGCGGAGCCGCCAGATGACTCATTTCGCGGCAATCGCGCCGCCCTTTCTCAGCCACCTGCGCGCGTTCGAAGCAGTCGCCTGGGCGCTGACGCAGCGAGGCCACCGAGTGACTTTCGTTCAGCAGGCCGATGTCGGCGAGCTATTGACGTTGCCTTCGGCGGGATTTGCCACCATCGGCGCCGAGTCTCATCCGCCGGGCAGCCTGGCTGCGGTGGTCCGCCGCGCCGCGCAACCGGGGCCGTTCGGCATCCGCCGGGTCATTGCCGACATGGCGACGAGTACCGCATTGTTCTGTCGCGAGGCGCCGGGCGTGCTGCGTTCGCTGAAGGTCGACGCCGTGCTGGCCGACCAGATGGAGCCGGCGGGGGCACTGGTGGCCGAACATCTCGATCTGCCGTTCGTATCCATCGCCTGTGCCTTGCCGTTCAACCGCGAGCCGCTGGTGCCCTTGCCGGTGATGCCCTGGCGCTACCGGACGACCGACTGGGGCGAGCAGCTCAACCTGCACAGTAGCCGTGTCTACGACCGCCTGATGCGGCCCCATGCCAATGTGATTCAGCACTATTGCCAGGCGTTCGGCCTGACGCCGCGCTCAACCCTGAGCGAATGCCTGTCGCCGCTGCTGCAGATCAGCCAGACGGTGCCCGGCTTCGACTTTCCGCGCCGCCAGCTCCCGGCGAATTTTCATGCTGTCGGGCCGTTGCGGCGTCCGCTGGAAAACGAAGCCGAGCTGAACCTGCCAATCGATCCGACGCGGCCGTTCGTCTTCGCCTCGCTGGGCACCCTGCAGGGACATCGCTATACCTTGCTGCGCAATATCGCCCGCGCCTGCAAGCCGCTCGGCGTACAGCTGTTGATCGCCCATTGCGGCGGGTTGAATGCCGCGCAAGCGGCGCGGCTGCAGGATGAGGGCGCGCATTGGGTCACCGACTTCGCACCGCAGCGGGCAGCATTGGCCAGGGCTGCGGCGGTCATCACCCATGCCGGGCTGAATACCGTGCTCGATGCCCTGGAGGCCGGTGTGCCGATGCTGGCGCTGCCGATTGCCTTCGATCAGCCGGGTGTCGCAGCGCGTATCGAACATGCCGGCGTCGGCCTGCGCTTGCAGTCGCAACTGGCGAGCCCGGCGCGGATCGGCCACGCATTGCAGCGGCTGTTGAACGAAGGCGAGTTTCGCCAGCGGGCGGTGCGGCTCGGGGCGGAAGTGCGTGAGGCTGGCGGTGCGGTGCGTGCCGCCGAGCTGATCGAGGCGGCGCTCGGGACAGATGGACTACGACCGGAGGTGGCGAGTGGCGCTTGATGCGGACCTGATCCTGGTTGGCGGCGGGCTGGCCAACGGGCTCCTGGCCCTGCGCCTGCGTCAGCAGCGGCCCGATCTGCGCCTGCTGCTCGTCGAGCAGGGCGACACCCTGGGCGGCAATCACACCTGGTCCTTTCACCAGCACGATCTGACGCCGGCTCAGCACCGTTGGCTGGAGCCTATGGTGGGCAAGCGCTGGCCCGGCTATGAAGTGATCTTTCCCGACCTGCAGCGCCGGCTGGGCAGCGGTTACGCGAGCATCTTCTCGGAGCGCTTTCACCAGTACCTGATGCCAGAACTGAGCGATGGCGTGCGTTTGCGCACGACCGTCGCCAGCGTGGAGTCACAAAGGGTGCGTCTGGGCTCGGGGGACATCCTGCAGGCCGGCGCCGTGATCGATGGACGCGGCGTGCGCCGGACCGATCAGCTGGCCCTCGGATTTCAGAAGTTTCTCGGCCAGGAACTGCGCCTGCAACAGCCGCACGGCTTGCAGGAGCCGATCATCATGGACGCCAGTGTTGCCCAGCACGACGGCTATCGCTTCGTCTACGTGCTGCCGCTGAGTGCGGACACCCTACTGATCGAAGACACCTACTACGCCGACGGCGCTACCGTGGCCCCGGATACGCTGCGTGAGAACATCGGCAGCTACGCCAGTGCGCGCGGCTGGACCATCGTCGAAATGCTGCGCGAGGAGCAGGGCGTGCTGCCCATCGTGCTTTCCGGTGATCTGCCGGCGTTCTGGGACGAGGCGCGGGGCGTGCCGCAGACCGGGCTGTCCGCAGCGTTGTTCCATCCCACCACCGGCTACTCGCTGCCCGACGCGGTGCGTCTGGCCGATCACCTGATCGCGCTTGATCGCTGGGATGCCGCCAGCCTGTTCGAGGCGATCCGCGATTACTCGTTGGCGCAGTGGCGTCAGCGCGGCTTCTTCCGACTGCTCAATCGCATGCTGTTCATGGCTGGTCCCGCCGATCGCCGCTGGGCGGTGATGCAACGTTTCTATCGCCTGCGCGAACTGCTGATCCAGCGTTTCTATGCGGCCAAGCTGACCACCCGCGACCGCTTGCGCATCGTCTCGGGCAAGCCTCCTGTTCCGCTCGGCGAAGCGCTGCGCGCGCTCGCCGCCCATGATCTGCATCGCAAGGATTACCGATGAACCAAGCTAAACGAGCGGTGGTAATCGGCGCCGGCTTCGGCGGGCTGGCGCTGGCCATCCGTCTGCAGCGTGCCGGCATCCAGACCACCCTGTTGGAGAAGCGCGACAAGCCGGGTGGCCGCGCCTACGTCTATCACGACCAGGGCTTCACCTTTGATGCCGGCCCGACGGTGATCACCGATCCGCCAGCGCTGGAAGAACTCTTCAGCGGCGCCGGCAAGCGCATGGCCGACTACGTCGAGCTGCTGCCGGTCAGCCCCTTCTACCGGCTGTGCTGGGAGGACGGCTACAGCTTCGACTACGTCAACGACCAGGCCCAGCTGGATCGGCAGATCCATGCGCTCAACCCCCGTGACGTCGCCGGTTATCAGCGCTTTCTCGCCTATTCGCGGGCGGTGTACGAGGAGGGCTACGTCAAGCTCGGCACTGTGCCCTTCCTGTCGTTTCGCAGCATGATCGGTGTCGCCCCGCAGCTCGCCAAGCTGCAGGCCTGGCGCAACGTGTACAGCATGGTGGCCAAGTTCGTGGAGAACGACCGGCTGCGGCAGGCGCTTTCCTTTCACTCCCTGTTGGTCGGCGGCAACCCCTTCGAAACCTCGTCCATCTATGCGCTGATCCACGCGCTGGAGCGTCAGGGCGGCGTCTGGTTTCCGCGCGGCGGCACCGGGGCGCTGGTGCAGGGCATGGTCCGGCTGTTCGAGGATCTAGGCGGCAAACTGGAGCTGAACGCCGAGGTCGCGTGCATCGAGTTGGCCGAAGGGCGGGCGAAGGCGGTGATCACGGGTGACGGTCGGCGCTTCGATACCGATGCAGTGGCTTCCAACGCCGATGTGGTCAACACCTACAAGCAGCTGCTCGGCCACGAACAGCGTGGTCGCGACGAGGCCAAACGGCTATCCGGCAAGCGTTTCTCGATGTCGCTGTTCGTCATCCATTTCGGCCTCAAGCGCCGCCACGAGCACCTGCAGCATCACACGGTGTGCTTCGGGCCGCGCTACCGCGAGCTGATCGACGAGATTTTCAAGCGTGAGACCCTGGCCGATGATTTCTCCCTCTACTTGCATGCGCCCTGCGTAACCGATCCCTCGCTGGCGCCGGAAGGCTGTGCCAGCCACTACGTGCTGGCGCCGGTGCCACACCTGGGCACGGCAGATATCGATTGGGCGGTGGAGGGGCCGAAATACCGCGACCGCATTTTCGAGTACCTCGAGCGGCACTACATTCCCGGTCTGCGCGGCGATCTGGTCACGCACCGCATCTTCACGCCGCACGATTTCCGCGACGAGCTCAACGCTCATCTGGGCTCAGCGTTTTCGCTGGAGCCGATCCTTACCCAGAGCGCCTGGTTCCGCCCGCACAACCGCGACGATGTGATTCCCAACCTCTATATCGTCGGCGCCGGCACTCACCCCGGTGCCGGCGTGCCGGGGGTCGTCGGTTCGGCCAAGGCCACTGCCGGGCTGATGCTGGAGGACTTTCTATTGAAGGAGCAGGCCGGATGAACGACAAGGTCGTCGATCACTCGACCCAGGCGATCAACGTCGGCTCCAAGAGCTTCGCGGCGGCGGCAAAGCTGTTCGACGAGCGCACCCGCCAGAGCGCCGTGATGCTCTACGCCTGGTGCCGTCACTGTGATGACGTGATCGACGGGCAGACGCTGGGGCATGGTCAGCTCGCCGGCGATCGCAACAGCGGTGAGGCGCGGCTGGCCGAGCTGGTTGACCTGACCGAACGCGCCTATGCCGGCGAGCCGATGGCCTATCCGGCGTTCGCCGCCTTCCAGCAGGTGATCCAGCGTCATCGGATTCCCAAGGCCCATCCGCTGGAACATCTGGCCGGCTTTCGCATGGATGTGCAGGGCTACCGCTACCAGACCCTCGACGACACCCTGCTGTATTGCTATCGCGTTGCCGGCGTGGTCGGCCTGATGATGGCGCGGGTGATGGGCGCCGCAGCGGAGCCGACGCTGGATCGCGCCTGTGATCTGGGCTTGGCCTTTCAGCTCACCAACATTGCCCGTGATATCGTCGAGGATGCGCAGATCGGCCGTGTCTACCTGCCGGCCGAGTGGCTGGCCGAAGTGGGCATCCCTGAAGATGAGATCGCGCTACCTGAGCATCGTGCGGCATTGGCCACGCTGGCAGCGCGACTGGTGGATCTGGCCGAACCCTACTATCGCTCGGCGTCGCAGGGCCTGCGCGATCTGCCGCTGCGCTCGGCCTGGTCGATTGCCACGGCTCATGGCGTCTACCGGCAGATCGGCGTCGAGGTGAAAGCGCGCGGCGCGGCGGCGTGGGATGCGCGGGTGTCGACCAGCAAAGGGCAGAAGCTGCAGTTCCTACTGGGGGGTGGTGTGCTGGCGCTGGCCTCGCGGCGGATGCAGGTCAGGCCGCGTCCTGACGGTCTCTGGAGACGTCCTCGCTAGATGCACCCTGGTGCTTGCGCAACGGCCCGTCGTGCAGCTCGCGCAGCTGGCGCTTGAGCACCGCCAGCGGCGGCGCGTAGAGAAAGCCGAAGGATACGCAGCGCTCCTTGCCTTCGACCGCATGGTGCAGACGGTGCGCCTGATACAGCCGCTTGAGATAGCCGTTGCGCGGCACATAGCGCAGCGGCCAGCGGTGATGGACCAGCCCGTCATGAGCGACGAAATAGAGAAAGCCGTAGGCCGTCATCCCGGCGCCGATCCATTCCAGCGGGTGATAACCGGCCGTGCCGAGGGCGATCAGCCCGATCGCCACGCCAGCGAACACCACCGCATAGAGGTCGTTCTTCTCGAACCAGCCGTTGCGCGGCTCGTGGTGCGACTTGTGCCAGCCCCAGCCCCAGCCGTGCATCACGTACTTGTGTGCCCACCAGGCGAAGACTTCCATGCCGGCCAGGGTGGCGAGGAAGACGAGCGTATTGGTCAGTGGACTCATGGCGGGATTCCGTGTGACGTGCGGTCGATTCTACGCGCCGTCACGGCGGCTCAGGGCTCGCCGCGACGGACTGCGTAATGACTCAGGCCCGCCAGCCGCCGGCAAGTTCACGAGTCAGCTGGCCGGCCGGGATCTCCCGGCAGCCGCTGACATTTTGCCCGGCCCACAGCGGCGTACAGTGATCCAGGCCCTGCTTCTCGGTCTGGGCGCGCAGCGCGCCGATGGCGTTGCCGGCCAGCGGGAAGGGCGGCACGCCTTCGGGCAGCGGACCCAGCTCGCGCATGATGCGGTTGACGATGCCGCGCGCCGGGCGCCCGCTGAACAGGGTGGTCAGCGCCGTATGCGCTGCGTACGGGCTCTTCAGCGCGGCGCGATGCAGCGCATTGGTGCGGCTCTCCGGGCACAGCAGGTAGGCCGTGCCCAGTTGCACACCAGCCGCACCGAGCGTCTGCGCTGCAGCCACGCCCCCGGCATCGGCGATGCCGCCCGCGGCGACCACCGGCACGTTTAGCGCGGCGACCAGTTGCGGCAGCAGGGCAAAGGTGCCGAGTTGGGTGGTCAGGTCCTCGCTGAGAAAGATGCCACGGTGGCCGCCGGCTTCCAGGCCCTGGGCAATCACCAGGTCGACGTCGTGCTGCTGCAGCCAGAGGCCTTCGGCGACCGTAGTCGCGCTGGAGGCGATCTTCGCCCCGGTGGCGCGGGCGCGTTGCAGCAGATCGGGCGCCGGCAGGCCGAAGTGGAAGCTGATCAGCGCCGGCTTGTGCCGCTCCAGCACCGCGGCCATTGCCGCATC
This DNA window, taken from Pseudomonas sp. FeN3W, encodes the following:
- a CDS encoding acyl-CoA dehydrogenase; translated protein: MTETLLCPRNLAFELYEVLDAEALTRREHFADHSRETFDAAIGTARTIAEKYFAPHNRKSDEHEPQYVNGEAVLIPEVKPAVDAFIEAGFHNAQRSFDDGGMQLPNLLSRACFAHFQSANIATSSYPMLSMGASHLIEAFGSDEQKQRFLQPMLEGRFFGTMALTEPHAGSSLSDIRTRAEPAGDGSYRLKGNKIFISGGDHPLSENIVHMVLAKLPDAPPGVKGISLFIVPKFLVNDDGSLGERNDVLLAGLFHKMGWRGTTSTALNFGDNAGGDNGGCVGYLVGEPHKGLAYMFQMMNEARIGVGMGAIMLGYAGYLYSLNYARERPQGRLPDGKDPASTQVPIIEHTDVKRMLLMQKAYVEGAFDLGLYSARLVDDEHTAESDEERRNASELLDLLTPIVKSWPSEYCLKANELAIQILGGHGYTREYPVEQYYRDNRLNPIHEGTHGIQSLDLLGRKLMQNKGAGLRQLLGLIQASCARAAEYDSLTALRQPLEQHIARLTSVTQALLGDLAAGKVNQALANSALYLKVFGHAVVGWRWLEQALRAERGLAEGNPADADFYRGKLQAARYFLTWEVPACAHELAILDARDDTCLTMQDAWF
- the fni gene encoding type 2 isopentenyl-diphosphate Delta-isomerase, which gives rise to MSKQSLVSRKNDHLDIVLDPTRAAGATGTGFGAFRFEHCALPELHLDEIDLHSALFGRQLRAPLLISSMTGGAARSAAINAHLAEAAQHLGIAMAVGSQRVALETAGDQGLTVQLRQLAPDILLLANFGAAQLVRGYGVDEARRAVEMIDGDALIVHLNPLQEAVQPGGDRDWRGVLRAIEALASRLAAPVVIKEVGAGISATVARQLVDAGVAAIDVAGSGGTSWAAVEAERASDVSQRAIAQVFADWGIPTAQALQAVRKACPDTPLIASGGIRDGVEAAKAICLGADLVGQAAGVLQAAMLSSEAVVKHFDVLIEQLRIACFCTGSAGLAELRQARLLQVPTA
- a CDS encoding glycosyltransferase, which encodes MTHFAAIAPPFLSHLRAFEAVAWALTQRGHRVTFVQQADVGELLTLPSAGFATIGAESHPPGSLAAVVRRAAQPGPFGIRRVIADMATSTALFCREAPGVLRSLKVDAVLADQMEPAGALVAEHLDLPFVSIACALPFNREPLVPLPVMPWRYRTTDWGEQLNLHSSRVYDRLMRPHANVIQHYCQAFGLTPRSTLSECLSPLLQISQTVPGFDFPRRQLPANFHAVGPLRRPLENEAELNLPIDPTRPFVFASLGTLQGHRYTLLRNIARACKPLGVQLLIAHCGGLNAAQAARLQDEGAHWVTDFAPQRAALARAAAVITHAGLNTVLDALEAGVPMLALPIAFDQPGVAARIEHAGVGLRLQSQLASPARIGHALQRLLNEGEFRQRAVRLGAEVREAGGAVRAAELIEAALGTDGLRPEVASGA
- the crtY gene encoding lycopene beta-cyclase CrtY, which produces MALDADLILVGGGLANGLLALRLRQQRPDLRLLLVEQGDTLGGNHTWSFHQHDLTPAQHRWLEPMVGKRWPGYEVIFPDLQRRLGSGYASIFSERFHQYLMPELSDGVRLRTTVASVESQRVRLGSGDILQAGAVIDGRGVRRTDQLALGFQKFLGQELRLQQPHGLQEPIIMDASVAQHDGYRFVYVLPLSADTLLIEDTYYADGATVAPDTLRENIGSYASARGWTIVEMLREEQGVLPIVLSGDLPAFWDEARGVPQTGLSAALFHPTTGYSLPDAVRLADHLIALDRWDAASLFEAIRDYSLAQWRQRGFFRLLNRMLFMAGPADRRWAVMQRFYRLRELLIQRFYAAKLTTRDRLRIVSGKPPVPLGEALRALAAHDLHRKDYR
- a CDS encoding phytoene desaturase, translated to MNQAKRAVVIGAGFGGLALAIRLQRAGIQTTLLEKRDKPGGRAYVYHDQGFTFDAGPTVITDPPALEELFSGAGKRMADYVELLPVSPFYRLCWEDGYSFDYVNDQAQLDRQIHALNPRDVAGYQRFLAYSRAVYEEGYVKLGTVPFLSFRSMIGVAPQLAKLQAWRNVYSMVAKFVENDRLRQALSFHSLLVGGNPFETSSIYALIHALERQGGVWFPRGGTGALVQGMVRLFEDLGGKLELNAEVACIELAEGRAKAVITGDGRRFDTDAVASNADVVNTYKQLLGHEQRGRDEAKRLSGKRFSMSLFVIHFGLKRRHEHLQHHTVCFGPRYRELIDEIFKRETLADDFSLYLHAPCVTDPSLAPEGCASHYVLAPVPHLGTADIDWAVEGPKYRDRIFEYLERHYIPGLRGDLVTHRIFTPHDFRDELNAHLGSAFSLEPILTQSAWFRPHNRDDVIPNLYIVGAGTHPGAGVPGVVGSAKATAGLMLEDFLLKEQAG
- a CDS encoding phytoene/squalene synthase family protein; protein product: MNDKVVDHSTQAINVGSKSFAAAAKLFDERTRQSAVMLYAWCRHCDDVIDGQTLGHGQLAGDRNSGEARLAELVDLTERAYAGEPMAYPAFAAFQQVIQRHRIPKAHPLEHLAGFRMDVQGYRYQTLDDTLLYCYRVAGVVGLMMARVMGAAAEPTLDRACDLGLAFQLTNIARDIVEDAQIGRVYLPAEWLAEVGIPEDEIALPEHRAALATLAARLVDLAEPYYRSASQGLRDLPLRSAWSIATAHGVYRQIGVEVKARGAAAWDARVSTSKGQKLQFLLGGGVLALASRRMQVRPRPDGLWRRPR
- a CDS encoding sterol desaturase family protein — translated: MSPLTNTLVFLATLAGMEVFAWWAHKYVMHGWGWGWHKSHHEPRNGWFEKNDLYAVVFAGVAIGLIALGTAGYHPLEWIGAGMTAYGFLYFVAHDGLVHHRWPLRYVPRNGYLKRLYQAHRLHHAVEGKERCVSFGFLYAPPLAVLKRQLRELHDGPLRKHQGASSEDVSRDRQDAA
- a CDS encoding nitronate monooxygenase; this encodes MDLRDLFGIEHPIIQAPMAGAQNHLLAAAVCEAGGLGSIPAGMLNAEALDAELTAIEALTDRPYNVNFFCHQTPAADPTAFDAWHRMLAPMFAEFAINPASIPTGATRQPFDAAMAAVLERHKPALISFHFGLPAPDLLQRARATGAKIASSATTVAEGLWLQQHDVDLVIAQGLEAGGHRGIFLSEDLTTQLGTFALLPQLVAALNVPVVAAGGIADAGGVAAAQTLGAAGVQLGTAYLLCPESRTNALHRAALKSPYAAHTALTTLFSGRPARGIVNRIMRELGPLPEGVPPFPLAGNAIGALRAQTEKQGLDHCTPLWAGQNVSGCREIPAGQLTRELAGGWRA